In Myxococcus virescens, a single genomic region encodes these proteins:
- a CDS encoding arginyltransferase, producing the protein MAFLLAHEVEQPRACSYLPEREASLENLVLEDVTPEEYEHLLVRGWRRFGLVYFRPACVGCNACVSLRIPVEGFRPNRSQRRARAACSHLRVEVGPPRVDDARLALYRQWHSERETKREWEPSPITAREYSLQFSYPHPSAREVAWYDDGAEGGPRLVGVGICDETPRAWSAVYFFYDPAYAHLSLGTANVLHQVELAKARGIPHVYLGYRVLACASLRYKGAFRPHELLEERPALDAAPHWVAPPEEA; encoded by the coding sequence ATGGCGTTCCTCCTGGCACACGAAGTCGAGCAGCCCCGGGCCTGCAGCTACCTGCCGGAGCGGGAGGCCTCGCTCGAAAACCTCGTGCTGGAGGACGTCACGCCGGAGGAGTACGAGCACCTGCTGGTGCGGGGCTGGCGCCGCTTCGGCCTAGTGTACTTCCGGCCGGCCTGCGTGGGCTGCAATGCCTGCGTGTCATTGCGCATCCCCGTGGAGGGCTTCCGGCCCAACCGCAGCCAGCGTCGCGCGCGTGCCGCGTGCTCGCACCTGCGCGTGGAGGTGGGGCCGCCGCGTGTGGATGACGCGCGGCTGGCGCTGTATCGCCAGTGGCATTCGGAGCGCGAGACCAAGCGCGAATGGGAGCCGTCACCCATCACCGCGCGCGAGTACTCGCTCCAGTTCTCCTATCCGCACCCGTCCGCGCGCGAGGTGGCGTGGTACGACGACGGCGCGGAGGGCGGGCCCAGGCTGGTGGGCGTGGGTATCTGCGACGAGACGCCGCGCGCCTGGAGCGCCGTGTATTTCTTCTACGACCCCGCCTATGCGCACCTGTCGCTGGGCACGGCCAACGTGCTGCACCAGGTGGAGCTGGCGAAGGCGCGGGGCATCCCCCACGTCTACCTGGGCTACCGCGTGCTGGCCTGCGCATCCCTGCGCTACAAGGGCGCCTTCCGCCCGCACGAACTGCTGGAGGAGCGGCCCGCGCTGGACGCGGCGCCTCACTGGGTGGCGCCGCCCGAGGAGGCCTGA
- a CDS encoding carbamoyl-phosphate synthase, whose protein sequence is MLEQAPQVRMEGRPSVLLFSAGFYGTLAAARCFGRNGIDVTVADPGKLGPASWSRFVGRRVQCPPESQAEAFIEWLMDLGRREPMRHVLYPTSDELAWLVSVHREALSEYFHLYDPGVDAVYGLLNKRKLFEVGQAVGLKLPRTWFPESEADLNVVSREARFPVLIKPTTQILYSTHRKGQPVQAPEQLAEEYRAFSRDGYAPMLVRFDPAVSRPMVQEFHPEAAEGIYSLSGFVDETGELFEVRGAMKVLQRPRRLGVGVCFESAPVREELAAGLQRLCKRLGYHGVFEVEFIQTKDDFLLIDFNPRYYGQMGFDIARGLPLPLLAYHAALGDRDALRRELQAARDWRGNGEVFCNRIALEMLLNLQRLSGALPEDEARQWRSWLASHRDRAVDPLIDSDDLMPTAVEVAQILYGSARHPRAFIRMMVLNR, encoded by the coding sequence ATGTTGGAGCAGGCACCCCAGGTTCGAATGGAGGGCCGTCCGTCCGTGCTGCTCTTCTCCGCGGGCTTCTACGGCACGCTCGCGGCCGCGCGTTGCTTCGGACGCAATGGCATTGACGTCACGGTGGCGGACCCCGGCAAGCTGGGGCCCGCGAGCTGGTCTCGCTTCGTGGGCCGCCGCGTGCAGTGTCCTCCGGAGTCCCAGGCCGAGGCCTTCATCGAGTGGCTGATGGACCTGGGCCGCCGCGAGCCGATGCGGCACGTGCTCTATCCGACGAGCGATGAGCTGGCGTGGCTGGTGTCCGTCCACCGCGAGGCGCTGTCGGAGTACTTCCACCTCTACGACCCGGGCGTCGACGCCGTCTACGGCCTGCTCAACAAGCGCAAGCTCTTCGAGGTGGGCCAGGCGGTGGGCCTGAAGCTGCCGCGCACCTGGTTCCCCGAATCGGAAGCGGACCTGAACGTGGTGTCCCGCGAGGCGCGCTTCCCGGTCCTCATCAAGCCCACCACGCAGATTCTCTACTCCACCCACCGCAAGGGGCAGCCGGTGCAGGCGCCCGAGCAGCTCGCGGAGGAGTACCGCGCCTTCTCGCGAGACGGGTACGCGCCCATGCTGGTGCGCTTCGACCCCGCGGTGTCGCGCCCCATGGTGCAGGAGTTCCACCCGGAGGCGGCGGAGGGCATCTACAGCCTCTCCGGCTTCGTGGACGAGACGGGCGAGCTGTTCGAGGTGCGCGGCGCCATGAAGGTGCTCCAGCGTCCGCGGCGCCTGGGCGTGGGCGTGTGCTTCGAATCCGCCCCGGTGCGCGAGGAGCTGGCCGCGGGGCTCCAGCGTTTGTGCAAGCGCCTGGGCTACCACGGCGTCTTCGAGGTGGAGTTCATCCAGACGAAGGACGACTTCCTCCTCATCGACTTCAACCCCCGCTACTACGGGCAGATGGGCTTCGACATCGCCCGGGGCCTGCCGCTGCCGCTCCTGGCCTACCACGCCGCGCTGGGGGACCGGGACGCCCTGCGCCGCGAGCTGCAGGCCGCGCGTGACTGGCGCGGCAACGGCGAGGTGTTCTGCAACCGCATTGCGCTGGAGATGCTGCTCAACCTCCAGCGGCTGTCCGGTGCGCTGCCGGAGGACGAGGCCCGCCAGTGGCGGAGCTGGCTGGCATCACACCGGGACAGGGCGGTGGACCCGCTCATCGACTCGGATGACCTGATGCCCACCGCGGTGGAGGTGGCGCAGATTCTCTACGGCTCCGCGCGCCACCCCCGGGCCTTCATCCGGATGATGGTGCTCAACCGGTGA
- a CDS encoding MBL fold metallo-hydrolase, with protein sequence MRFTLNRGVSLAVLASARTEDDHHADLGCSIQGPTARPVRRAFLPLKRHVAALGREGALHDAEALVRWLEDTPRYAALCVGKQRRMGRRVLRPDVLFPVATRHRPRVLHLRQEELGLDVPVRASEWPAVADFFAALARGATRAELRAFAALPVLAELVADLGQAGWLVRHEAPVEVPSPGALFVGHNTVLVAGREGRVLVDPYFRPEGAVDAPGYPPMQPRDVGRVDAVVITHSHGDHFHLGSLLQLPRDTRIFVPAVARESLFSTDCALRLAQLGFTRVEPLRWGESRQVGDVTVRALPFYGEQPTDGEGPYPDLFNEGNAWLVRAPGFSAAFFADSGHDVRGDMAAVCRRVRREAPVDVLFCGVRGFRLAPIFFGFTTLEAFLVNVPRAMLKAPQRLMAGPEEALRYGALLGARYVVPCADGGAPWYWREGMGPRYAGYPGEPVSGASHLDENPDADPYPERLAEVRRTMKDVPRPLVLRPGESLRWKGARTPEVVRHPGFVWPFGDAA encoded by the coding sequence ATGCGATTCACCCTGAACCGGGGCGTCAGTCTGGCTGTGCTTGCCTCGGCCCGGACGGAGGACGACCACCACGCGGACCTGGGCTGTAGCATCCAGGGGCCCACCGCGCGTCCTGTCCGCCGGGCCTTTCTCCCACTGAAGCGGCACGTCGCCGCGCTGGGGCGCGAGGGCGCGCTGCACGATGCGGAGGCGCTGGTGCGTTGGCTGGAAGACACCCCACGCTATGCCGCGCTGTGCGTGGGCAAGCAGCGGCGCATGGGCCGACGCGTGTTGCGTCCTGACGTGCTGTTCCCAGTGGCCACGCGACACCGCCCGCGCGTGCTGCACCTTCGCCAGGAGGAGCTGGGCCTGGATGTACCCGTGCGTGCGTCCGAGTGGCCCGCCGTGGCGGACTTCTTCGCGGCGCTCGCGCGCGGCGCCACGCGCGCGGAGCTTCGGGCCTTCGCGGCGCTGCCCGTGCTGGCGGAGTTGGTGGCGGACCTGGGGCAGGCGGGCTGGCTCGTGCGCCATGAAGCGCCCGTGGAGGTGCCCTCGCCCGGCGCGCTCTTCGTGGGGCACAACACGGTGCTGGTCGCGGGCCGCGAGGGACGCGTGCTGGTGGACCCGTACTTCCGGCCCGAGGGCGCGGTGGACGCGCCGGGCTATCCGCCGATGCAGCCCCGCGACGTGGGACGCGTGGACGCGGTGGTCATCACCCATTCACATGGGGACCACTTCCACCTGGGCTCGTTGCTGCAGTTGCCTCGCGACACGCGCATCTTCGTGCCGGCGGTGGCGCGTGAGAGCCTCTTCTCCACGGACTGCGCCCTGCGGCTGGCGCAGCTGGGCTTCACGCGCGTGGAGCCCTTGCGCTGGGGCGAGTCCCGGCAGGTGGGCGACGTCACCGTGCGCGCGCTGCCGTTCTACGGCGAGCAGCCCACGGATGGAGAAGGCCCGTACCCGGACCTCTTCAATGAGGGCAACGCATGGTTGGTGCGGGCGCCCGGCTTCTCCGCGGCGTTCTTCGCGGACTCGGGGCACGACGTGCGCGGAGACATGGCGGCGGTGTGCCGGCGCGTGCGCCGCGAGGCGCCAGTGGACGTGCTCTTCTGCGGCGTCCGCGGCTTCCGGCTGGCGCCCATCTTCTTTGGCTTCACCACGCTGGAGGCGTTCCTGGTCAACGTCCCCCGCGCCATGCTGAAGGCGCCGCAGCGGCTCATGGCCGGGCCAGAGGAGGCGCTGCGCTATGGCGCCTTGCTGGGCGCGCGTTACGTGGTGCCTTGTGCGGACGGCGGGGCGCCCTGGTACTGGCGCGAGGGCATGGGGCCTCGCTACGCGGGCTATCCCGGCGAGCCCGTGAGCGGCGCCAGTCACCTGGATGAGAACCCGGACGCGGACCCCTATCCGGAGCGGCTCGCGGAGGTCCGGCGGACGATGAAGGACGTTCCCAGGCCCCTGGTGCTGCGGCCGGGAGAGTCGCTGCGCTGGAAGGGCGCGAGGACGCCGGAGGTGGTGCGCCACCCTGGCTTCGTGTGGCCCTTCGGCGACGCGGCGTGA
- a CDS encoding glycosyltransferase family 2 protein, whose protein sequence is MSVIDVSVVMPTHKREKEVVEAIRSVLRQEGVNVEVLVLDDTPEGTAREAVEGLKDERVRYLVNDPPSKGRPAVVRNHGATLARGRYLHFLDDDDMLAEGALHAMVSALDARPDAGVAVGWVVPFGDDADWLKDKSEYFEWAAQVGASTPNSAWTVAHILFRGTLYVNSACMVRREHFAPLGGFDATIPVYEDVDFYLRGIRAFGHVYVNRPILHYRTGRPSLMHNLGKDGTLVVQSNEMIHGKYRKTNGMLEYRLMQAALRVLPFEVARRLPLRLRNQGRAS, encoded by the coding sequence ATGTCCGTCATTGACGTCTCGGTGGTGATGCCCACCCACAAGCGGGAGAAGGAAGTGGTGGAGGCCATCCGCTCGGTCCTCCGCCAGGAAGGGGTGAACGTCGAGGTCCTCGTCCTGGACGACACGCCCGAGGGCACGGCGCGCGAGGCGGTGGAAGGGCTGAAGGACGAGCGGGTCCGCTACCTGGTGAACGACCCGCCGTCGAAGGGCCGCCCGGCCGTGGTGCGCAACCACGGCGCCACGCTGGCCCGCGGGCGCTACCTGCACTTCCTGGATGACGACGACATGCTCGCCGAGGGCGCGCTGCACGCCATGGTGAGCGCGCTGGACGCGCGGCCGGACGCGGGCGTGGCGGTGGGCTGGGTGGTGCCCTTCGGCGACGACGCGGACTGGCTCAAGGACAAGAGCGAGTACTTCGAGTGGGCCGCCCAGGTGGGCGCCAGCACGCCCAACAGCGCGTGGACGGTGGCTCACATCCTCTTTCGCGGCACGCTGTATGTGAACTCCGCGTGCATGGTGCGCCGCGAGCACTTCGCCCCGCTGGGCGGCTTCGACGCCACCATCCCCGTCTACGAGGACGTGGACTTCTACCTGCGCGGCATCCGCGCGTTCGGCCACGTCTACGTCAACCGGCCCATCCTGCACTACCGCACTGGCCGGCCGTCGCTGATGCACAACCTGGGCAAGGACGGCACGCTGGTGGTCCAGTCCAACGAGATGATTCACGGCAAGTACCGCAAGACGAACGGCATGCTGGAGTACCGCCTCATGCAGGCCGCCCTGCGGGTGCTGCCCTTCGAGGTCGCCCGCCGTCTGCCGCTGCGCCTGCGCAACCAGGGCCGCGCGTCATGA
- a CDS encoding glycosyltransferase — MLVTTQGEAPPVAARKRVLFTLVFLGSGGIERSVCNVLTGLDPGRFDTKMFFHHRPHPKSQSDRIPQRTEVVWGTDAFEYRRGMLPRFFWRLVREARDVDVIVAGQEGRAALLACLAGQLLRKPVVGMIHFDWGAFHLEQPRRQLWGLRWLYPRMSRIVACGHDSAKAFRDLVPVGPEQLHVIPNFVDGDRVRAAGEHPLPAWAEPVFRKPVVIAVGRLEHQKAFDVLIRSHALMRQAGVDQHLLILGEGSLEAELKALVKSLGVEDSVFLPGFAPNPHALMRRAAAFALSSRFEGLPMVLLEALALGCPVVSTDCPSGPAEVLEHGKHGVLVPMEQPQALADALARIVQDDVHRTDLSARARRRSEELSADRALKAWESLLSSL, encoded by the coding sequence ATGCTCGTAACGACACAGGGCGAGGCGCCTCCAGTAGCCGCTCGGAAGCGGGTGCTGTTCACGCTGGTGTTCCTGGGCTCGGGCGGCATCGAACGGTCCGTGTGCAACGTGCTGACGGGGCTGGACCCCGGCCGGTTCGACACGAAGATGTTCTTCCACCACCGGCCCCATCCGAAGAGCCAGAGCGACCGGATTCCGCAGCGCACCGAGGTGGTGTGGGGCACCGACGCCTTCGAGTACCGGCGGGGCATGCTGCCGCGCTTCTTCTGGCGGCTGGTGCGCGAGGCGCGCGACGTGGACGTCATCGTGGCGGGGCAGGAGGGCCGGGCGGCGCTGCTGGCGTGCCTGGCGGGGCAGCTGCTGCGCAAGCCCGTGGTGGGCATGATTCACTTCGACTGGGGCGCCTTCCACCTGGAGCAGCCCCGGCGGCAGCTCTGGGGGCTGCGGTGGCTCTACCCTCGGATGAGCCGCATCGTCGCGTGCGGCCACGACTCCGCGAAGGCCTTCCGGGACCTGGTGCCGGTGGGGCCCGAGCAGCTCCACGTCATCCCCAACTTCGTGGACGGCGACCGGGTGCGCGCCGCCGGTGAGCACCCGCTGCCCGCCTGGGCGGAGCCCGTCTTCCGCAAGCCCGTGGTCATCGCCGTGGGGCGGCTGGAGCACCAGAAGGCCTTCGACGTGCTCATCCGGAGCCACGCGCTGATGCGCCAGGCCGGGGTGGACCAGCACCTGCTCATCCTGGGGGAAGGCTCGCTGGAGGCGGAGCTGAAGGCGCTGGTGAAGTCCCTGGGCGTGGAGGACTCCGTCTTCCTGCCGGGCTTCGCGCCCAACCCCCATGCGCTGATGCGGCGGGCGGCGGCCTTCGCCCTGTCCTCGCGCTTCGAGGGGCTTCCCATGGTGCTGCTGGAGGCGCTGGCCCTGGGCTGCCCCGTGGTCAGTACCGACTGCCCCTCCGGCCCCGCGGAGGTGCTGGAGCACGGCAAGCACGGCGTCCTGGTGCCCATGGAGCAGCCCCAGGCGCTGGCGGACGCCCTGGCGCGAATCGTCCAGGACGACGTGCACCGGACCGACCTGTCCGCCCGGGCCCGGCGCCGCTCCGAGGAGCTGTCCGCCGACCGCGCCCTCAAGGCCTGGGAGTCCCTGCTCTCGTCGCTCTGA
- a CDS encoding alpha/beta hydrolase produces MALAPLCVSLAAAGYLVVNGHRIGQGLLHPPPIPVTRPPAEPALSPLEDVAFTTSDGVPLKGWYVPSRNRAAVVLVHGFADNRAQLLFEARTLAGAGYGVLLFDLRAHGESGGDTVTWGDRERRDVTAALDFISRRPDVDPGRLGLFGFSMGGTTSLLVASEDARVKAVAAAGAYPALEADIYAGYGRWGAMSAEPVLWALRRAGVTVDAVRPIDGMCRLGGRPLLLVNGDVDPDAPAKLQASLFQAACEPKSLWVVEGAGHGQYARVAPEEYARRLLQHFGAALQALPQASSGGATQ; encoded by the coding sequence ATGGCGCTGGCGCCCCTCTGCGTGTCGCTCGCCGCGGCGGGATATCTCGTGGTGAACGGTCACCGCATCGGCCAGGGCCTGCTGCATCCGCCGCCCATTCCGGTGACACGTCCCCCGGCGGAGCCGGCGTTGTCGCCACTGGAGGACGTGGCCTTCACCACGTCCGACGGGGTGCCGCTCAAGGGTTGGTACGTGCCTTCCCGCAACCGCGCCGCGGTGGTGCTGGTACACGGCTTCGCGGACAACCGCGCGCAGCTGCTCTTCGAGGCTCGGACGCTCGCGGGCGCGGGCTACGGTGTGTTGCTCTTTGATTTGCGCGCGCACGGCGAGAGCGGCGGCGACACGGTGACGTGGGGAGACCGGGAGCGGCGCGACGTGACGGCGGCGCTGGATTTCATCTCACGGCGCCCGGACGTGGACCCGGGACGGTTGGGCCTCTTCGGCTTCTCCATGGGCGGCACCACGTCGCTCCTGGTCGCCAGCGAGGACGCGCGGGTGAAGGCGGTGGCCGCCGCGGGGGCGTATCCCGCGCTGGAGGCGGACATCTACGCGGGCTATGGCCGCTGGGGTGCGATGAGCGCGGAGCCGGTGCTGTGGGCCCTGCGCCGCGCGGGCGTCACGGTGGACGCGGTGCGCCCCATTGACGGGATGTGCCGGCTGGGCGGCCGGCCGCTGCTGCTGGTCAACGGCGATGTGGACCCGGACGCGCCCGCGAAGCTCCAGGCCAGCCTCTTCCAGGCCGCGTGCGAACCCAAGTCACTCTGGGTCGTCGAGGGCGCGGGCCATGGCCAGTACGCGCGCGTGGCGCCGGAGGAATACGCGCGCCGGCTGCTCCAGCACTTCGGCGCGGCGCTCCAGGCCCTGCCTCAGGCCTCCTCGGGCGGCGCCACCCAGTGA
- a CDS encoding OPT/YSL family transporter, translating into MGTWKYHLLLSAVALFILGPLGGIAASYMNFSVGFFVGGQVLAGILGSAVTYGYGAEGKHGANYMQTMAASVASLCAMSVLIQSMVWLGMEMPAAWQLMLFVGCVGMFAVGVGMLYTPLLVDKLQLDYPSGLAVANILRALTDKRLLKASISKLGGGTLLGALAAWMTEKVAFVASIGTSAATLGAGMIVGSRITVPAIVMAVIGAVLVPTLREIGWLGPQDPFRKIGFVIGLGMICGAAVVDLSLLAVQAAKRIRERASVKDEGEEESWKKVNIPRLLAWVGVWGGATLVVGTQVLNQPIGWLLFGMLLALLFVLINGISFGITDQNPISSAFVISVLMMSMMGLRVPLVGMMAATILLISTSVGCDMQQDRSTGWRLGTNRVTQFRYQVLGVIMGALLCVGLARVFMTAYPALTINQLDNPNAEVGQWGSAMTYKLVGAIRDLGSLSQAVVNALLLGLAIGFIYELLRKVVRGNARYQRYVKGSRQGFAVGWTVDAILLPSPYASSFGGFVAFPVSLWFGAGGIVTSVWNTFSKRGEPAVSGSPGEGEALPEDMSTMSLMGGGLIAGESLFFLIAGLIGLASLLA; encoded by the coding sequence GTGGGGACGTGGAAGTACCACCTGCTGCTGAGCGCGGTGGCCCTGTTCATCCTGGGGCCCCTGGGCGGCATCGCCGCCTCGTACATGAACTTCAGCGTGGGCTTCTTCGTCGGCGGCCAGGTGTTGGCCGGCATCCTCGGCAGCGCCGTCACCTACGGGTACGGCGCGGAGGGCAAGCACGGCGCCAACTACATGCAGACGATGGCCGCGTCAGTGGCCTCGCTGTGCGCCATGTCCGTGCTCATCCAGTCCATGGTGTGGCTGGGCATGGAGATGCCCGCGGCCTGGCAGCTCATGCTCTTCGTCGGCTGCGTGGGCATGTTCGCCGTGGGCGTGGGCATGCTCTACACGCCGCTGCTCGTGGACAAGCTCCAGCTCGACTATCCGTCCGGGCTGGCGGTGGCCAACATCCTGCGCGCCCTCACGGACAAGCGCCTGCTCAAGGCGTCCATCTCCAAGCTGGGCGGCGGCACCCTGCTGGGCGCCCTGGCGGCGTGGATGACGGAGAAGGTGGCCTTCGTCGCCTCCATCGGCACCAGCGCGGCGACGCTGGGCGCGGGCATGATTGTCGGCAGCCGCATCACCGTCCCCGCCATCGTGATGGCCGTCATCGGCGCGGTGCTGGTGCCCACCCTCCGTGAGATAGGGTGGCTCGGCCCTCAGGACCCGTTCCGTAAAATCGGCTTCGTCATCGGCCTGGGGATGATTTGCGGCGCGGCCGTGGTGGACCTGTCGCTGCTGGCGGTCCAGGCGGCGAAGCGCATCCGCGAACGGGCCTCGGTGAAGGACGAAGGGGAAGAGGAGTCCTGGAAGAAGGTCAACATCCCCCGGCTGCTCGCCTGGGTGGGTGTCTGGGGCGGCGCGACGCTGGTGGTGGGCACGCAGGTGCTGAATCAGCCCATCGGCTGGCTCCTCTTCGGCATGCTGCTGGCCCTGCTGTTCGTGCTCATCAACGGCATCTCGTTTGGAATCACCGACCAGAATCCCATCTCCAGCGCCTTCGTCATCTCCGTGCTGATGATGTCCATGATGGGCCTGCGCGTTCCGCTGGTGGGCATGATGGCAGCCACCATCCTGCTCATCTCCACCTCGGTGGGCTGCGACATGCAGCAGGACCGCTCCACCGGCTGGCGGCTGGGCACCAACCGCGTCACCCAGTTCCGCTATCAGGTGCTGGGCGTCATCATGGGCGCGCTGCTGTGCGTGGGCCTGGCGCGCGTGTTCATGACGGCCTACCCGGCGCTCACCATCAACCAGTTGGACAACCCCAACGCCGAGGTGGGCCAGTGGGGCTCCGCGATGACGTACAAGCTGGTGGGCGCCATCCGCGACCTCGGCTCGCTGTCGCAGGCCGTCGTGAATGCCCTGCTCCTCGGACTGGCCATCGGCTTCATCTACGAACTGCTGCGCAAGGTGGTGCGAGGCAACGCGCGCTACCAGCGGTACGTGAAGGGCTCCCGCCAGGGCTTCGCCGTCGGCTGGACGGTGGACGCCATCCTGCTCCCCAGTCCCTACGCGTCGTCGTTCGGCGGCTTCGTGGCGTTCCCGGTGTCGCTGTGGTTCGGCGCGGGCGGCATCGTGACGTCCGTCTGGAACACGTTCTCCAAGCGTGGAGAGCCCGCGGTGAGTGGCAGCCCGGGTGAAGGCGAGGCCCTTCCGGAGGACATGAGCACCATGTCCCTCATGGGCGGTGGCCTCATCGCCGGTGAGTCGCTGTTCTTCCTCATCGCCGGCCTCATCGGGCTCGCGTCGCTGTTGGCGTAG
- a CDS encoding pyridoxal-dependent decarboxylase, which produces MSLKSRLLGTARRQVKQTLRPVLQRAMAPARNHIPASHWGLRDVPGQGLSLEGVPLAQLVERWGSPLHVVHMAALRRNAERFLAVPPGRTGGCEVYYSYKTNPVPGVLSFLHGLGVGAEVISAYEMWLALKLGVPPERIVYNGPVKSEASVREAISRGIQLLAANHAEEIAVFARLAAELDRRPRVAVRVTTNSGWSAQFGTPIAGGAALRAYQQARGSKHLDVVGLHAHRGETIRTEGDFTAFVESVLDFTDTLHQELGLDLEVLDLGGSLNTPTVQHIAERDWRLNLTFFRDVPAPDPAASLSIDRYVALAVEMVETHYARRGRQRPRIFLEPGRAMTGDTQLLLGRVHALKAGEDRTWAVLDAGINHAECVRNEYHQLFHVNRPDAPADKVYTVVGPICTPGDTLYHAKRLPDLRVGDTLAIMDAGAYFVPFATSFSYPQPAIIALEDGKERLLRRAETFDDLVTFDAPDSRAALTG; this is translated from the coding sequence ATGAGCCTCAAGAGCCGGCTTCTCGGGACGGCCAGGCGCCAGGTGAAGCAGACGCTGCGCCCGGTGCTCCAGCGGGCCATGGCCCCCGCGCGCAACCACATCCCCGCCTCGCACTGGGGCCTGCGGGACGTGCCCGGCCAGGGCCTGAGCCTGGAGGGTGTCCCGCTGGCGCAACTGGTGGAGCGCTGGGGCTCGCCGCTGCACGTGGTGCACATGGCGGCGCTGCGCCGCAACGCGGAGCGCTTCCTCGCGGTGCCGCCGGGGCGCACGGGCGGCTGCGAAGTCTATTACTCGTACAAGACGAACCCGGTGCCCGGCGTGCTGTCCTTCCTGCACGGCCTGGGCGTGGGCGCGGAGGTCATCTCCGCCTACGAGATGTGGCTGGCGCTGAAGCTGGGCGTGCCCCCGGAGCGCATCGTCTACAACGGCCCGGTGAAGTCGGAGGCCTCCGTGCGCGAGGCCATCTCCCGGGGCATCCAGTTGCTGGCCGCCAACCACGCGGAGGAGATTGCCGTCTTCGCCCGGCTGGCCGCGGAGCTGGACCGCCGCCCGCGCGTCGCCGTGCGGGTGACGACGAACAGCGGCTGGTCCGCGCAGTTCGGCACGCCCATCGCGGGAGGCGCCGCGCTGCGGGCCTACCAGCAGGCGCGCGGCTCGAAGCACCTGGACGTGGTGGGCCTGCACGCGCACCGCGGAGAAACCATCCGCACGGAGGGCGACTTCACGGCCTTCGTGGAGTCGGTGCTCGACTTCACGGACACGCTGCACCAGGAGCTGGGACTGGACTTGGAGGTGCTCGACTTGGGCGGCAGCCTCAACACGCCCACCGTCCAGCACATCGCCGAGCGCGACTGGCGCCTCAACCTCACCTTCTTCCGCGACGTGCCCGCGCCCGACCCGGCGGCGTCGCTGTCCATCGACCGCTACGTGGCGCTGGCGGTGGAGATGGTGGAGACGCACTACGCGCGGCGCGGCCGTCAGCGTCCCCGCATCTTCCTGGAGCCGGGCCGCGCCATGACGGGCGACACGCAGCTCTTGCTGGGCCGCGTGCACGCGCTCAAGGCGGGGGAAGACAGGACGTGGGCGGTGCTGGACGCCGGCATCAACCATGCCGAGTGCGTGCGCAACGAGTACCACCAGCTCTTCCACGTGAACCGGCCGGACGCGCCGGCCGACAAGGTCTACACGGTGGTGGGCCCCATCTGCACGCCGGGCGACACGCTCTACCACGCGAAGCGGCTGCCCGACCTGCGCGTGGGAGACACGCTGGCCATCATGGACGCGGGCGCCTACTTCGTGCCCTTCGCCACGTCCTTCTCCTATCCCCAGCCGGCCATCATCGCGCTGGAGGACGGGAAGGAGCGGCTGCTGCGGCGCGCGGAGACGTTCGATGACCTGGTGACGTTCGACGCGCCGGACAGCCGCGCCGCGCTCACCGGTTGA
- a CDS encoding methylase yields MPPLDAKTRGRTSRGRLRALDAFLCRFERPLLERRDGPWAHAVFVDVGFGEHPWTTLESAQAFRALNPELAVVGVELDAARARAAQADADARTSFREGGFALPLRPDEPARLVRAMNLLRQGPPERVPEVHRTLTRYLLPSGLLVEGSADATGAVMAAHLLRRGVGEGAELPLREALLFHTDFSLGFAPMLFRDWLPRDLRRRVRPGEPIHDFFSAWSAAWQQARTLGHTHPPDAFREAALGLSARMEGVATDPWLLSQGYIVWRPKGGVCS; encoded by the coding sequence ATGCCACCGCTGGACGCGAAGACACGGGGACGGACGTCGCGCGGGCGCCTGCGCGCGCTGGACGCGTTCCTGTGCCGCTTCGAGCGCCCGTTGCTCGAACGCCGTGACGGGCCCTGGGCACACGCGGTCTTCGTCGACGTGGGGTTCGGCGAGCACCCATGGACGACGCTGGAGAGTGCCCAGGCCTTTCGCGCGCTCAACCCGGAGCTCGCCGTGGTGGGCGTGGAGCTGGACGCGGCGCGCGCGCGGGCGGCGCAGGCGGACGCGGATGCCCGCACGTCCTTCCGCGAGGGCGGCTTCGCGCTGCCCCTTCGCCCCGACGAGCCCGCCCGGCTGGTGCGGGCCATGAACCTGCTCCGCCAGGGCCCCCCCGAGCGTGTCCCCGAGGTGCACCGCACCCTGACCCGCTACCTGCTGCCGTCGGGCCTGCTGGTGGAGGGGAGCGCGGACGCGACGGGTGCGGTGATGGCCGCGCACCTGCTGCGCCGCGGCGTTGGGGAGGGCGCGGAGCTGCCGCTGCGCGAAGCGCTCCTGTTCCACACCGACTTCAGCCTGGGCTTCGCGCCCATGCTCTTCCGGGACTGGCTGCCCCGGGACTTGCGCCGCCGGGTACGCCCGGGTGAGCCCATCCATGACTTCTTCTCCGCATGGAGCGCCGCCTGGCAGCAGGCGCGGACCCTGGGCCATACGCACCCACCCGATGCGTTTCGCGAAGCCGCGCTGGGGCTCTCCGCACGCATGGAGGGAGTGGCGACCGACCCGTGGCTCTTGTCCCAGGGTTACATTGTTTGGAGGCCCAAGGGGGGCGTCTGTTCTTGA